The Streptomyces sp. NBC_00670 genome window below encodes:
- a CDS encoding putative bifunctional diguanylate cyclase/phosphodiesterase — translation MSSPGALPVRRRAPRGRPSPVPQLLLALLCGGYAVGAALGWGSQRLALFMGDFGLSIAAGAAAVSCLLRARSRRSRFRPAWLLFSVSSTMAALGNGVWGWYEVVLQRPVPSPSWADLFFLCFAPPAIVGLLVLAKRPVTRAGWVCLALDAWLIGGSLLTLSWSLALAQAARFDGPSVAHTALSLAYPLLDIALVSMVLALHFRRSAVNRSAVNTAIGALGLTVACDALFTSPLLHNAYHSGQLLDAGWFSGSLLLAYAPWVGTRTDEGYGEAHTRVVHAHVPGAGAPAHEHTRTGLTQEHTRTDAVQAHPAGQPYPVGQVRPAGQAHPHPHSHPYPYPAEPGHGRYPVTRPLTGSLAALTPYLAAAVCTLGILYNLLDGRSVDRVVLLTAGAVVLALLARQGIMLRDNITLTHELAQKENHFRSLVQGSSDVIMIAAPSGVLRYVSPAAAGVYGRPAEELVGTELAGLIHPEDLGCVVHEVRRFLAASPLEEPTTRIECRFRSGDGGWLNVESTVNRHHGGLIFNSRDVTERVRLQAQLQHNAEHDPLTDLPNRALFTRRVRQALSGRRASDRGPALRGTAVLFIDLDGFKAVNDTIGHQAGDELLVQAARRLQDSLRQGDTAARLGGDEFAALITGDGTRDLAARERHIEELADRLRVGLSQPYTIDGNDVRVAASIGVAFAEPGLGAGELLRNADLAMYRAKAAGKNRVELYAPQMQQDVVRKAELAGRLRAALHDGEFLLLHQPVVALADGRISSVAAQARWRSAQGVLFTPGEFLRVAEDGERAAELYRRLLERAVTQAAERTASGIAAPVTVRLAARRLLDRTLPPGSVEGLLTRHGLASGALILELADIDARVPLEELERRLGALRRLGVRIALDGVGSGQTTIAALRRLPVDILRLDRGLVEGVVESARLHKITSGLLRIATDLGLQSVADGVDLPEQVVTLRAMGCTHGQGLVFSGPLDEYRLRRALTRGHYPVPHGPAEPVLAGSGAGVYAHGLPAVLGGAATAGALGGAASALGGTKAGLGGATASLGGTAVLGGGTALRPHDETPVPPT, via the coding sequence GTGAGCTCGCCCGGGGCCCTGCCGGTCCGCCGCCGGGCGCCGCGCGGCCGCCCGAGCCCGGTCCCGCAGCTGCTCCTCGCCCTGCTCTGCGGGGGATACGCCGTGGGTGCCGCGCTCGGCTGGGGCTCGCAGCGGCTCGCGCTCTTCATGGGCGACTTCGGGCTGAGCATCGCGGCGGGCGCCGCCGCCGTCTCCTGCCTGCTCCGCGCGCGCTCCCGCCGCAGCCGCTTTCGACCCGCCTGGCTGCTGTTCTCGGTCTCCTCCACCATGGCCGCCCTCGGCAACGGCGTCTGGGGCTGGTACGAGGTCGTCCTCCAACGCCCGGTGCCCAGCCCGAGTTGGGCGGACCTGTTCTTCCTGTGCTTCGCGCCGCCCGCCATCGTGGGCCTGCTGGTGCTCGCCAAACGGCCCGTGACCAGGGCCGGCTGGGTCTGCCTCGCGCTGGACGCGTGGCTGATCGGCGGCTCACTGCTCACCCTGTCGTGGAGCCTCGCGCTCGCCCAGGCCGCCCGGTTCGACGGACCGAGCGTCGCCCACACCGCGCTCTCGCTCGCCTACCCGCTGCTGGACATCGCCCTGGTGAGCATGGTCCTCGCGCTGCACTTCCGGCGCTCCGCGGTGAACCGCTCCGCCGTCAACACCGCGATCGGCGCGCTCGGCCTGACGGTCGCGTGCGACGCCTTGTTCACCTCGCCGCTGCTGCACAACGCCTACCACTCCGGCCAACTGCTCGACGCGGGCTGGTTCTCCGGCTCCCTGCTGCTCGCCTACGCCCCCTGGGTCGGCACCCGCACCGACGAGGGGTACGGCGAGGCGCACACCCGGGTGGTGCACGCCCATGTGCCGGGCGCCGGCGCACCGGCCCATGAACACACCAGGACGGGGCTGACGCAGGAGCACACCAGGACCGACGCCGTCCAGGCCCACCCCGCCGGACAGCCTTACCCCGTCGGGCAGGTCCGTCCTGCCGGGCAGGCGCACCCGCACCCGCACTCCCACCCGTATCCGTATCCGGCGGAGCCGGGCCACGGCCGGTATCCGGTCACCCGCCCTCTCACCGGCTCGCTCGCCGCGCTCACGCCCTACCTGGCCGCCGCCGTCTGCACCCTGGGGATCCTCTACAACCTCCTCGACGGCCGCAGCGTCGACCGCGTCGTGCTGCTCACCGCCGGCGCCGTCGTGCTCGCCCTCCTGGCCCGCCAGGGCATCATGCTGCGCGACAACATCACGCTCACCCACGAACTGGCCCAGAAGGAGAACCACTTCCGCTCCCTGGTGCAGGGCTCCAGCGACGTCATCATGATCGCCGCCCCCAGCGGCGTCCTGCGCTACGTCTCCCCGGCCGCCGCGGGGGTCTACGGCCGGCCCGCGGAAGAGCTGGTCGGCACCGAACTCGCCGGTCTCATCCACCCCGAGGACCTCGGCTGCGTGGTGCACGAGGTGCGCCGCTTCCTCGCCGCCAGCCCCCTGGAGGAGCCCACCACCCGCATCGAGTGCCGCTTCCGCTCCGGCGACGGCGGCTGGCTCAACGTCGAGTCCACCGTCAACCGCCACCACGGCGGCCTCATCTTCAACAGCCGGGACGTCACCGAACGCGTGCGCCTGCAGGCCCAGTTGCAGCACAACGCCGAGCACGACCCGCTCACCGACCTGCCCAACCGCGCCCTGTTCACCCGGCGCGTGCGGCAGGCGCTCTCCGGCCGCCGCGCCTCGGACCGCGGCCCCGCCCTGCGCGGCACGGCGGTGCTCTTCATCGACCTGGACGGCTTCAAGGCCGTCAACGACACCATCGGCCACCAGGCGGGGGACGAACTGCTCGTCCAGGCCGCCCGCCGGCTCCAGGACTCCCTGAGACAGGGCGACACCGCCGCCCGGCTCGGCGGGGACGAGTTCGCCGCCCTCATCACCGGCGACGGCACCCGCGACCTCGCCGCCAGGGAACGCCACATAGAAGAGCTGGCCGACCGCCTGCGCGTGGGCCTCTCACAGCCGTACACCATCGACGGCAACGATGTCCGCGTCGCCGCCTCCATCGGCGTCGCCTTCGCCGAACCCGGCCTCGGCGCGGGCGAGTTGCTGCGCAATGCCGACCTCGCCATGTACCGCGCCAAGGCGGCCGGCAAGAACCGCGTCGAGCTGTACGCGCCCCAGATGCAGCAGGACGTCGTCCGCAAGGCCGAACTGGCCGGCCGGCTGCGGGCCGCGCTGCACGACGGCGAGTTCCTGCTGCTGCACCAGCCCGTCGTGGCCCTCGCCGACGGCCGGATCTCGTCGGTCGCCGCCCAGGCCCGCTGGCGCTCCGCCCAGGGCGTGCTGTTCACCCCGGGCGAGTTCCTGCGCGTCGCCGAGGACGGCGAGCGGGCCGCCGAGCTGTACCGGCGGCTGCTAGAACGGGCCGTCACCCAGGCCGCCGAGCGCACCGCCTCCGGGATCGCCGCGCCCGTCACCGTCCGGCTGGCCGCCCGCCGGCTCCTGGACCGCACCCTGCCTCCCGGGTCCGTCGAGGGGCTGCTCACCCGGCACGGACTCGCCTCCGGTGCCCTGATCCTGGAACTGGCCGACATCGACGCCCGGGTGCCCCTGGAGGAACTGGAGCGCCGGCTCGGCGCCCTGCGCCGGCTCGGCGTACGGATCGCGCTCGACGGCGTCGGCAGCGGGCAGACGACGATCGCCGCGCTGCGCCGGCTCCCCGTCGACATCCTCCGGCTCGACCGGGGGCTGGTCGAGGGGGTCGTCGAGTCGGCCCGGCTGCACAAGATCACCAGCGGACTGCTCCGGATCGCCACCGACCTGGGGCTGCAGTCCGTGGCCGACGGGGTGGACCTGCCCGAGCAGGTCGTCACCCTGCGCGCCATGGGCTGTACCCACGGCCAGGGCCTGGTCTTCTCCGGCCCGCTGGACGAGTACCGGCTGCGCCGGGCGCTCACCCGCGGCCACTACCCGGTGCCGCACGGACCGGCCGAGCCCGTTCTCGCGGGCAGCGGCGCGGGCGTCTACGCGCACGGCCTCCCGGCGGTGCTCGGCGGCGCCGCCACGGCCGGGGCGCTCGGGGGCGCGGCGTCCGCCCTCGGCGGCACGAAGGCCGGGCTCGGCGGCGCGACGGCAAGCCTCGGCGGCACGGCCGTCCTGGGTGGCGGTACCGCCCTTCGCCCACATGATGAGACTCCCGTCCCACCCACTTGA